One Paraburkholderia dioscoreae DNA segment encodes these proteins:
- a CDS encoding MFS transporter translates to MSAPPTAAVHEKSTTLVETDLPSRLDRLPWGRFHSLIVVALGVTWLLDGLEVTLAGAVASALKSSPSLHFTNADVGLAGSAYIAGAVLGALGFGWLTDRLGRRKLFFITLALYLAATAATALSWNLASFLLFRFLTGAGIGGEYTAINSTIQEFTPARVRGWTDLGINGTFWIGAGLGAAGSLVLLDPHLLPADWGWRACFFIGAVLALGILPMRIWVPESPRWLLTHGDERDARAIVEGIETRFRSEGHMLSDNDLTRLRLRARGHTPLREVFHTLFNVHRRRALVGLSLMTAQAFFYNAIFFTYALVLTDFYHVPGDHIGWYLLPFALGNFLGPLLLGRLFDVIGRRKMIFATYAMSAVLLTLSGYLFEQQLLTVVTQTIAWMVIFFFASAAASSAYLTVSESFPLEIRALAIAVFYAFGTALGGIAGPAFFGRLIDTHQRSEVFSGYLVGSALMLAAAVIAAIWGVDAERKSLENVATPLSSVVDDAEGAEGAE, encoded by the coding sequence ATGAGCGCGCCGCCCACTGCCGCAGTTCATGAAAAAAGCACGACGCTCGTCGAGACGGATCTGCCTTCGCGGCTCGACCGCTTGCCGTGGGGCCGGTTTCACTCACTGATCGTGGTGGCGCTGGGTGTGACGTGGCTGCTTGACGGGCTGGAAGTAACGCTGGCGGGCGCGGTGGCGAGTGCACTGAAGTCCAGTCCGTCGTTGCACTTTACCAACGCCGACGTCGGTCTGGCCGGCAGCGCCTACATTGCCGGCGCGGTGCTGGGCGCGTTGGGGTTCGGCTGGCTGACCGACCGGCTCGGCCGCCGCAAGCTCTTTTTCATCACGCTCGCCCTTTATCTGGCGGCGACGGCGGCCACCGCGCTGTCGTGGAATCTGGCCAGCTTTCTGCTGTTTCGCTTCCTGACCGGCGCGGGCATTGGCGGCGAGTACACGGCGATCAACTCGACAATCCAGGAATTCACACCGGCGCGTGTGCGCGGCTGGACCGATCTGGGTATCAACGGCACGTTCTGGATCGGCGCGGGGCTCGGCGCGGCCGGCTCGCTGGTGCTGCTCGATCCGCATCTGCTGCCCGCCGATTGGGGCTGGCGCGCCTGCTTCTTCATCGGCGCGGTGCTCGCGCTGGGTATTCTGCCGATGCGCATCTGGGTGCCGGAAAGCCCGCGCTGGCTGCTCACGCACGGTGACGAGCGCGACGCACGCGCGATCGTCGAAGGAATCGAAACGCGTTTTCGCAGCGAAGGCCACATGCTCTCCGACAACGACCTTACGCGCTTGCGACTGCGCGCTCGCGGACATACGCCGCTGCGCGAGGTATTTCATACGCTCTTCAACGTACACCGGCGGCGCGCGCTGGTCGGCCTGTCGCTGATGACCGCGCAGGCGTTTTTCTACAACGCGATCTTCTTCACCTACGCGCTGGTGCTCACCGATTTCTACCACGTGCCGGGCGACCACATCGGCTGGTATCTGCTGCCCTTCGCGCTCGGCAATTTCCTCGGACCGCTGCTGCTCGGCCGACTATTCGACGTGATCGGCCGACGCAAGATGATCTTTGCGACGTACGCGATGTCCGCCGTCCTGCTGACACTGAGCGGCTACCTGTTCGAGCAGCAGTTGCTCACCGTCGTCACGCAGACGATCGCGTGGATGGTGATCTTCTTTTTCGCGTCGGCGGCTGCGAGTTCGGCTTATCTGACCGTCAGCGAATCGTTCCCGCTGGAGATTCGCGCGCTGGCCATCGCGGTTTTCTACGCGTTCGGCACGGCGCTCGGCGGTATCGCTGGGCCCGCGTTCTTCGGCAGGCTCATCGACACGCATCAGCGCAGCGAAGTGTTTTCGGGCTATCTGGTCGGCTCGGCGCTGATGCTGGCGGCGGCGGTGATCGCCGCGATCTGGGGCGTGGATGCGGAGCGCAAGTCGCTGGAGAACGTGGCGACGCCGCTGTCGAGCGTCGTGGATGACGCGGAGGGCGCGGAGGGCGCGGAATAA
- a CDS encoding nitroreductase family protein, translating to MTNKPAPTAVAIHELIAGRWSPRAYSSEPVSREHLQSVLEAARWAPSSYNAQPWRFLVFDRSVDEVSFKQAFATLVPFNQGWNAPAPVLIAVTTHTLTNKGEVNRCAPYDAGAAAMALVLQAHALGLAAHQMSGFDVNAFRTSFKLPSDVDVIAIISLGHYGDVDKLDPVLREREKSVRQRLPLAEIAYGGGWKKAF from the coding sequence ATGACCAACAAACCCGCCCCTACCGCAGTTGCCATTCACGAGCTGATTGCGGGCCGCTGGAGCCCGCGCGCGTATTCGAGCGAACCGGTGAGCCGCGAGCATTTGCAATCGGTGCTCGAAGCGGCACGCTGGGCGCCGTCTTCGTATAACGCGCAGCCGTGGCGTTTCCTCGTGTTCGACCGCAGCGTCGATGAAGTCTCGTTCAAGCAAGCCTTTGCCACGCTGGTGCCGTTCAACCAGGGCTGGAATGCGCCGGCGCCGGTGCTGATCGCGGTGACCACGCACACGCTCACCAACAAGGGCGAGGTGAATCGCTGCGCGCCGTACGATGCGGGCGCCGCGGCAATGGCGCTGGTCTTGCAGGCGCATGCGCTCGGACTTGCCGCGCATCAGATGAGCGGTTTTGACGTGAACGCGTTCCGCACGTCATTCAAGCTGCCGAGCGACGTCGACGTGATCGCGATCATTTCGCTCGGCCATTACGGCGACGTCGACAAGCTGGATCCGGTGTTGCGCGAGCGCGAGAAGTCGGTGCGTCAGCGTTTGCCGCTGGCGGAAATCGCCTACGGCGGCGGCTGGAAAAAGGCGTTCTGA